Proteins encoded in a region of the Elaeis guineensis isolate ETL-2024a chromosome 7, EG11, whole genome shotgun sequence genome:
- the LOC105049187 gene encoding AAA-ATPase At3g50940-like, which produces MEVVLDWKSIGSLLATLMFLRSALQDLLPPELRLFLGFLFGRLVAAVHPTATIIIDEYDGSSPNELYDAAQSYLGSRCLAASPTVRLCKAHHTPHPVASLPTSHTAVDSFQGVPFRWTSHAVKRSSAASNFFFPYGHHHSTSAAEHRSLELSFHRRHRHAVHAFYIPHILDEADRLRLKARERRLYTNRAALEDDHHRLWSSVPFAHPSTFDTLAIDPALKDDLHADLLSFAARRDHYVRVGRTWKRGYLLHGPPGTGKTSLVAAIANLLEFDVYDLELTAVTSNSHLRRLLVSTTPKSIVVVEDIDCSLDLSDRKKKKTPKPGHENKPDQPAAAVVHSHGVTAYGRGTVSPSGVLNFVDGLWSSCVGERLMIFTTNHPERLDPALLRPGRMDRSIHLSYCGPAAFRVLASNYLDVADGHELMPEVEALLQEVKITPAEVAEVFMGCEGDGADAAMWKVVEELRRRKADGGGMPMVAVPSRRRRGRAE; this is translated from the coding sequence ATGGAGGTGGTGTTGGACTGGAAGTCGATAGGGTCTCTCTTGGCGACGCTGATGTTCTTGCGGTCGGCGTTGCAGGACCTCCTCCCGCCGGAGCTCCGCCTCTTCCTCGGCTTCCTCTTCGGCCGGCTGGTGGCGGCGGTCCACCCTACAGCCACCATAATCATCGACGAGTACGACGGGTCGTCACCAAACGAGCTCTACGACGCCGCCCAGTCCTACCTGGGTTCCCGCTGCCTGGCCGCCTCCCCCACCGTCCGCCTCTGTAAGGCCCACCACACCCCCCACCCGGTCGCCTCCCTCCCCACCTCCCACACAGCCGTTGACTCCTTCCAGGGAGTCCCCTTCCGCTGGACCTCCCACGCCGTCAAGCGCTCCTCCGCCGCCTCCAACTTCTTCTTTCCCTACGGTCACCACCACTCCACCTCCGCCGCCGAGCACCGCTCCCTCGAGCTCTCCTTCCACCGCCGCCACCGCCACGCCGTTCACGCCTTCTACATCCCCCACATCCTCGACGAGGCCGACCGCCTCCGCCTCAAGGCCCGCGAGCGCCGGCTCTACACCAACCGAGCCGCCCTCGAGGACGACCACCACCGCCTCTGGTCCTCCGTCCCCTTCGCCCACCCTTCAACCTTCGACACACTCGCCATCGACCCCGCCCTCAAGGACGACCTCCATGCCGACCTCCTCAGCTTCGCCGCCCGCCGCGACCACTACGTCCGCGTCGGCCGCACCTGGAAGCGCGGCTACCTCCTCCATGGGCCTCCCGGCACCGGCAAGACCAGCCTTGTCGCCGCCATCGCCAACCTCCTCGAGTTCGACGTCTACGACCTCGAGCTAACCGCCGTAACCTCCAACTCCCACCTCCGCCGCCTCCTTGTCTCCACCACCCCCAAGTCCATCGTCGTCGTCGAGGACATCGACTGCTCCCTCGATCTCTCCGAccgcaagaagaagaagacccccAAGCCCGGACACGAGAATAAGCCCGACCAGCCCGCGGCGGCGGTGGTTCATTCACACGGCGTCACCGCGTACGGCAGAGGGACAGTGAGCCCGTCGGGCGTGCTGAACTTCGTGGACGGGCTGTGGTCGTCGTGCGTGGGGGAACGGCTGATGATCTTCACGACGAACCATCCAGAGCGGCTCGACCCTGCTCTCCTCCGGCCAGGCCGTATGGACCGGTCCATCCACCTCTCCTACTGCGGGCCAGCGGCGTTCCGAGTGCTGGCGAGCAACTACCTCGATGTGGCCGACGGGCACGAGCTGATGCCGGAGGTAGAGGCGCTCCTCCAGGAGGTCAAGATAACCCCGGCGGAGGTCGCCGAGGTCTTCATGGGCTGCGAAGGCGACGGCGCTGACGCGGCGATGTGGAAGGTGGTGGAGGAGCTGAGGCGGCGGAAGGCCGATGGTGGCGGAATGCCCATGGTGGCGGTTCCGTCAAGGAGGAGACGAGGGCGAGCAGAATGA